From the genome of Microtus pennsylvanicus isolate mMicPen1 unplaced genomic scaffold, mMicPen1.hap1 Scaffold_90, whole genome shotgun sequence:
aaaagacaaaagcttAGACTGTCCCTCTCTGCTAAAAAGCCAGCCTACTCAGATGTGAAGCCTGACTAGGTCAAGATGGCCTTCCCTCCTTTGTGTTTCCCTAGAGCTCAGTGACCTCTGTCAGCACTGATCACGCTATTCTTATGGTACCTTCCTCTAGCTATCTCCATCCTATTCTGTGAGCTCCCCAAGACTACATGGACCATGCATCATCCTAATTGCAACCATTGGCATTGGGCCTGGCATTGAGCAGGGCACCATTAACTTGTAACAGGAAGCATGTCAAGTTCAATGGCATTTCAGGACACATGGGAAGCCTTTGGGGAAGGTGAGGCCTCATGAACATGAGCCTGGAGAGCTGAGCTGTGATGTGCTTCTGTGTTTAGGTGCAAAGACTCTGAGGAAAATGAagtttccctgcctctccttccgGCAGCCCTATGCTGGTTTAATCTTAAATGGAGTCAAGACTCTTGAGACTCGTTGGCGTCCCTTGTTGAGGAACCATCAGAAATGTACCATCGCCATCCATATTGCTCACAGGGACTGGGAAGATGATGCCTGGCAGCAGGTGCTGGTAGAGAGGTTGGGAATGACCCTGGTGCAGATTCAGACCTTActacaggaaggagaaaaatatggCCGAGGTGTGATTGCTGGTAAGTGAGGATGTACCAAATATGAAGTAGACAATTGATACAGGAttcaaaataattcaaaacacACTCTGTTTTGCTTTTAGCTAGAGGGTATGGGCTAAAGTTTCTAAGCAGCCTGTCTTAAGAGCTGCTGGAGTAACTAGGTGGGTGTACATAGGCCTGGGTTCCACAGACTCACGTGAGTTCCACAGACTCACAGACTCTTGATTCTGGGTGTCAGATCCTGTTTATGTTGTGACCTGAAAGCCTGTTTCAAGTCAGTACCTGTTTGTAGTATTGGATTATTTGAGCATGAATATATGCAAAAGGCATTGCCTATGACAGTTCAGCATAGGCGTTAAAAAAGTGGTGTGCTGTCTAGAGTAAGGGTGCTTTCCTGACTTCTAATGCCTGTCACAAGGACCCTGGGTAAGACAGCAATCAACATCTAATTCAGTCTCCTGGTGACCTAATTAGGAATCTTATTGATGGTAGGCTTCCTGGCTGGGGCTGATGCTCTTTTAGTAGATCAACGCCAGCCTTCACAGTATGCTAGAATCTGACTTTCACTTAAAACAGGAGGCACAGAGGACAAGCCACTCTCCTTTTCCTTGATGCCTGTGGCTGCCTCACCCAGGGTTCCTTAGTTCAATTGGTTTTGTCACCAGTATTCAACAAGAACAGTTCCTATTTCCTGTCATTTGGTGATGTTATACCCCATCAAATGACACTGTAGAGACCCTGCTGTCAGAACCATAACCTTGCTGGATAGAAGAGAATAcatctgtatgtttctttgttcCCAGGACTTGTTGACATTGGAGAGACTTTGCAGTGTCCAGAAACCTTAGCTGCTGATGAGGTTGTTGAACTGGAAACCCAAGCTGTGCTAACCAATGTGCAGCAGAAGTACCTGACTCCGATTTCAAACCCCAGATGGTTGCTAGAGCCCATACCTAGAAAAGGGGGGAAAGATGTATTCCAGGTGGACATCCCAGAGCACCTGATCCCTTTGGGGAAGGGTTGGAGCAGTGAATGCTCTGCAGAACAGTGTCAGGAAAACTAAATAATGGCCCTATCATTAGTCCATCAGAGCATAAACCTCTAAATATCAGGGGGACTCTAAGCCCCTGCTGCCATGCAGGCTACATCCCACTCTGTGCTGTTGCCAGACCCAGGCTGCTGTGCCGTCAAGAAAGGGGATAGAAGTGAGGAAATCCCTCCTGCGGTGGCTCTGGCAGTGAACCCACAAAGCTTCAAGAACCTTGGCCTTAGGGAAAAGGAAAACTGCCACGAAATGGCTTTTTGCTGACGTTCACCTTAGTCCTACTGTTTTCTggaatgcataaataaatgtgttGATGATAAGTGTTTAGTGTCTGGACTCCCTTTGCCCTTTTTCCCCATGTCTTTATTATAGTCAAACCCCATGCAGCATATAAACAACATGCAGGGACCATGTCACAAGTCTGGAATCAAGACCAATGCACTGAGAAATCTGTGATGAAGAGAAAATCAGCAGTGGCCCATCCTTGCTCTTGTTCTGTGGAGAGTTTCCCTCAGGCAGTAAAGAATGGGTGTCACTCAGCTACTTTTTACCTAGAGAATCCTAAATATTACTCGGGTAGCATGAAGTTTAAGTGTTATGTGGTAGTTTTTATCTTGTAGCAAAATTTTAAGCAAATGCCCTACTTGCTATGTGAACTATGTATCATTGAGTTCCAAGAAATATTAGTTATCCTTTGGCAAACTGACAGCCAGAGTTGGACATCAGAAAGTTCATGGTAACATTGACTGGGATTGGGGACCTGAGAGAACACAGTCTCCTGATTTGAGATACCTAACTAGTATGAAGTTACTCTGATATAAGCCATACCCGTTTTGTCTGTTATAAAAATGCAGCTGCTTCTCATGAGAGGGCAAGGTGAACCCTAGGGTGAGGAAGACAAGGACACAGAATCTATACAGATGGTTAGATAGCACATAAATTCTAGGCGCACATTTAGGATTTTAATTTACCACCACAAGATCTGTATTTAGTAAGAACTAAAATTGGTTCatttccaggggaaaaaaaaacaaagctgatTTTTCTCAGTCCTTTTTGGCCTGCGAGTTCATGGATTTTTTTGGTTATTAAACAGTACACAGATTATACACGTGTTTTCTGAGtagtcctcctccttttcctcctcctcattatctccctccccctccttttcttcccccttcttcctcctcctcctcttcttcctcatcctcctcttcctccccaatcAACTGGCTTAAGGATACAGCAGAGAGGGCAGCTTTCAGGATAGAATGGCAAGTGTTGTATAGAGATGTCACACACGCATATCTGAGGTACCCTGAGGAGCTACTGTGCACATGCTCAGTCCTTCCATATTAAGAGTGGCCAATGGGGACTCTCTTATTCTCAGATGCAGCCTTTTCTGGTGGACCACTTGTCTCCTAAAGTGGACAGTTGTCTGGGGCACTTAAAGGGATGTTGCTCTTTTCACGTGCACAAGATGGCAGAGTGGAAAGGGTCTGTAAGGCTGAACAGTggagctgttttacttttctgatcctaaGACAAGTTTTAttaactaaaatacaaatgaaatgccactacagggaCCCACCAAGGTCTCTCTTGTGCTGTATCTTACAGTAGGAAGGGACTGTGGctgctcctctgcttctctgatctttcaggtgtTTACACTGATTTCTGACTCctgtttttattgataagattaattagatttacACTTTGCCTTCCCCTTGGGATCTAGTCAGTGAAAAATGAACCTGCTGGTTCAGGTCAAACTTGTACATGAGCAAGGATTCCTGAGTACAAGAGAaagacattatatatatatatagtcagcaatattcattatatattatatatagtatatgataTGATATACAATTATACACAATATAATCAGTGAAACtcatgatatatgtatataaatatattatatatattaacatgcatacacactcacatcaTGGTAGAAAAACTGCCTGAAATAAGAGAAGTAAAACATGGGGCAGCTAAATTTTAAAGAGCACTTTTTCCCCTTGAgatgctttgtttgctttttcttcagTTCTTAGAATGAATTGCTAAAGCacttcaaaatgtttttattttcattctaaaaATCTGCCCTTGTTTCTCTGACAAATTTCCTGTAAATTtaaacacatgtgaacatgtaggtaaaaaatttaaaaacctatgAAGCCCAAATAAGTTCCCTATTAATGGATTTGCACTATGAAATTAGATTTAACAGATCCACAGACTAAAACTGATTTAATTGTAGTTCAACAGCCTCGTATTTCTGCTGAGTCTTTTCCACAATAGACTTGGGGgaagagaacaaaaggaaaaaataaaaagtcaaaaaataggGATAAAAAGATCCTAAAAACAAAATGTGATGCCagtgtttaaatttcttttgcaTCATGatgttacagaaaaaaagaaaaatttccttgTTTGATGATACTGTTATAAAAACCACCAAAAATGGCTCCCACCACTTTGATTGAGCCAAATGCCCCTACTACAGCAGGGTATTTTACAGACAAATGGAGAAAagacgaaacaaaacaaacaaataaaaacaacaacaaaatcacagcaGCTGCAAGGAGCTGGAGGCCATGCTGGTCAGTGGTTGCATCAACTCTGGAAGGTTAGCTAAACCACTAGAAAGTGAGgaagcttgtgtgtatgtgttttttaaagatgGCCAGAAGAGTGATGGTGCCTGAGAAGACTGGAGCCCCGGGCTGCTTTCGCAAAACACAGCAGCCCAAGCCTAGCTTCTGGACCTACCTACTAGCCTCTCAAAAGTACAGGCCTGTGGAGCCACGGCCTTGGTGCAGAGTAGGTGGGGCAAAAGTGCCTGAGTGCGACAGGCAGGCACTAACTCAGACAACTTCATGACAGAAGTTCTAAAACATTTCTCACCTTCCAGTCCTTCTTCTGTTCTCACTCCTGCTCTCCACTCAATTTCTACACATCAATCAGGTCTTACAATAAGTTCCAACTTCTAATTCTAAACACTCGTTTGGATGCAAATAATGCCAACGAACTCCCTCTCAATCAAAACAGAGCAGCTGCTTCTGTCAAAATGCCCTGGGCTGTTTAAGCCCAAAAGCAAGTCTAGAATATGGGGTTTGGTTCTCCCATTTCAGATTTAACATGCCTTTTCTCCAAATGTTCTTTAAAGCCTTCTCCTGGGTCAAACCATCAGGTTGGCCCTCTGGCTCTgtgacaggaaaaaaaaggagaacagAACATCCTAAAGGATAAATACAAAACTAAAGGTTAAAATTGAGCAGGTACGATTTCCTTAGAGACTTAAAAATTGtcatttccctctcttctccagcCACCATAAACTGCCTATGACCCCAGCTTTTCacttaaaaagatatttatgcttaattttaatattttgttttaattttgatatggTTTTTACATGATACATAACATTTACATATTCACTTATAGTTAAAACTAGCTTACATTTGCACATaaaattttgagagagagagaaagagagagagagagagagagagagagagagagagagagagagagagagagagagagagagagtggagaaTCAAAGTTTCAGATTCCTAGAAGTTTGGAGTGAACAGATCTGATGCAGGTGGGTGGGGTCACTGCAAGCTGGGAGAGCTAACAGGCAGCAGTGGTAATGTGGTTGCCCAAAGCAAAGATGGTGGTGAGGTCATCTGTTCTGCTCTCTTTGCCCTTAGTCAAGATGGCAGGAGTTACATGATCACCCATAGCAAAGGCAGTGGTGAGGTCATCTGACATGTGTGTAGCAAAGAGGGTGCCTGCATATATGTTGCAAGGCATGGAGAAACCATGTGGTTTTTAGAGCAGTCATGCAAATTTCAAAAGGGTTCCAAATAACAAGGCAGACATACAAAATgtgtaaaacatattttaaacagaaTTACATCCATGTGGCCACACACCATTCACACATGAAGTAGACAGGAAACTTTCCCAGAATACACTGCCAGCCTGCAGTTTGGTGGGAAAGAGGGACCTGCCCTCTGGGCTGAATGGTACGATAGCAGTGGTGGCttgaacaggagagagagagagagagagagagagagagagagagagagagagagagagagagagagagaattcatttTAAACAGGTGAGTGTAAAATGCTGTAGGAtcctgagtggctgcagtgggcagagGGCCATTTAACTATGCCACAGGTTCCCGAGCAGGGGGCAGGCAGTAGgccccagagcagccagtcccaggcagggatggtgcatgagaccatgctgcaggtctctgaaggtggctggtcctgggcagggagctgtatggcaggtgagagacagagacatgaataGGCACACTATACAGAGTGaggatggatatttatttagtggattatggaagggaaggagagaagggagaaggggagagggagaagaggagggagagaaagagacacatagagagacacataaagagaaacagtaggaagaaaggggaagtggggagaatgAAGAGAGGCAGATGCTGCCTCTTCGggggagagatggaaaaggaagagactcaggctccaagcaggaaggaagatctgcctgcctagttaacaggggagggagtgggcggggcttgtcacttaaaggaacaggagggatcattacattcccatctcttttttttataataaaaaggcaggaggttaaGCACCaaaggttaaaggaattggggtgcCGGATTTTCAAgattgcttcctgcttatttgtgggtgttgtcTTTGGGGGgcacctgagaaggctgggtgcttgtcacatcctggcataactggtctctttgctcctgtctggtgtttgtggtatagaaatgtctggtgtctcttacacctatTTAAgatattggcagaacagaggacaaagttaaggaaaaaaatattaggaccagggaattgagaggggtgtatctgacctgtttaaggtggattcttCATTTTGGCTCCCTAAAATTTAACAAGAATTCTTTGGgcttgtgaaaacagaagttttagacatatatattgtataaacagcagcatatttatgccagaatgactgtgacagatatgtttgtataatgaaaagtatttttgagATTATGGAAGGCAGCAtgtgagagaaatttgataacttgtatttgtcctcatacctttataacttgcagatcttgtatttgtattttactgaaatttgtttagTGAGGTTCTCCTTTTAAACTgtcaaaacctctcagctgtcaaactgcatcagagatctttgggaaggataataaaattttacttgagttactgattaaaaaatgacagagaacttacttggttggcacctagagcaaCTTCTCAGGGTCCTCCACATTCGTTGAAGGTCgtgtttgccttttgctgtttagcgctGGGCCTGCCAGGCTCTTGAAGATCCTGTGGTCTAAGAAATctataggaagacaagcctaccttgacctgagcaacTAGGCTGTCTGGTGATctttagtttagatgaaaggcaatcttgcccagtggtcagcgcttggcagttgaagcgaattgcagatggatgttgttgtgtgcccatttgtcttctctcttttttggaggaaatagagtgctgctgctaggagccaacctgtctctttttggataatttttttaataattaaatatttaaatgtcatattccccagatctctgaacaGTTGAGGGCTATTTATCAGGTATagctacagtatagaatctgcctggagagctgggtccaagccTGACTCTCAGCTTAACAGGTAAAatttatactcataaaaagacagaaagaaggaaaaaactgcttgcaataaaaggttaatggcagaactgacaataatagagaacagcttaatatattttaaatgagggttggattaagtgaacagcttaatatattttaaatgagggttgtattaaatataaagtatttttgtaagagacttaaaagtacataccagtttaaaacatgagacttattgttttttgtagtctgaaatgagattcaagaaacagacaattataacatttaacagtaaacataggttcatttaagttacatgaatcaacatgcacacacagagtgaacaggcaTTGGttgaagtggatgctcttggtgggccctaccaaaggcatgccactgtacaaaacacacatgcaacagagtcaatAAGAAGAATTTAGAGAGAAAAACATAAGTAAATCAGGGGAACAGGCAGggtatacctcagtaaagatggcaggacttggtcacttgatctggctctcagttaagacaGTGTTAAAGTCacctgactgatgtgggagtgtcatatatcaatctgttgatttcattggttaataaacaaactgcttggcctcatagcttagaacataggtgggtggaggaaacagaacagaatgctgggaggaagaggaagtgagctcagtgactcgacagctctcctctcaggggcagacgcctcagagagacgccatgccccgctcccgggcagacacacgcgatgaagctctgacccaggatggacgtaggctagaatcttcccagtaagaccggtgctcacagattattagagatgggttgatcggtatatcagaattagccagtaagggctagagctaaagggccaagcagtgtttaaatgaatacaatttttgtgttgttatttcggggcataagctagcaggcagccggggtgctggtgacgcagccccgccactcttattactacacctgacctcagttaagatggtgttAAGTGCTGCGCCAGCGCTGGCTGGAACCAAGAATCTCGGCGGGGGAtgtccaggttgaatgaatgCACAGAGCACCAGGTTGAATGAATGCACAGAGCACGAGGTTGAGGTGGAACAACTTGCTTTACTGTCTTGCTGGGGCTGGCttttataccatggcaccaaatgaggagggggctgcgaagGGACTGTAAACCGAACCTGGCAGAGATCAAGGAAGGGTCATCATGCACTCAAAATTCCTTCCCccgctccaggagcagagggaatttattatgttttccttgcagataagcacctcaaatgTGGGCAAGGATGTCAActcggggctgcagttcccacaggtaaggtcacctgacctcagtcaaaatgacagtgctcacatgttgtatggaaaagccactgAGTTAAGTTGGGGTCCGATACCCCAACATAAAAACTacttttccctaactggaccaGTGCCGAGGCGTGGGGGAAAAAAttagacacagttcacacagcaatattgGAAAGGAGTTTCAGGCTTCATTTATTCCTGAAGATCACCTGTGTTTTTATTCAAACACCTTTTATTCCCCTCGGTAAAACAAGGTGGaaactcattaatattctctttctggggATGTAGCATCACACCTGCAACTCAGTCACCAGCTTGGAATCCACACCTCTCCCCAGGTGATCTACATactaacaaaagagaaggagcagcTGTACATCCTGAGGCTTTGTTAGGTAGCCACAGCTTGTCTGGCAGGATAGTGACTGCCTTGGAGACCAAGCATGACCAGAGAACTTGGTTGGAAATATCTTGTCTGAAATATGGGCCTAtagttaagatggtggtgaagtcaccCAACTTCAGTTAGGATGGCGGTAAGGTCACCTGATCTCAGTAAAAATGACATCAATctcatgttgtatggaaaagccactcAGTTAAGATGACAGTGAAATCACtaacctcagtcaaaatggcagcagtcacatgtatggaaaagccacaattttttgagctgcagggattttaagtttaataataagagagacctagaggtgtgTTCCACCCTGTTGCTGAGCTGCCATGCCACAAGCTGCGGCAGGaagcaaaaggctggaattgaaaacagctgccttgtggatctgaccaatcttgttggcagcagtagcAATGGCAGGGATAGTTTGAAGAAActtcttccatttgcctgtgctctgacagtagttagaaagctcccgtAAAAGTGGAGCTGGGGGGACACTGGCAGAGTGAGGATAGGAACTGAAGAAGTAGGGCATTAAGACCTGGGGTTTTGGGGCATCTGTCCCAGGGGGAATGGACATAgatggcttgctacccatagctgaaaTCCTGTAAACCTGCAAAATGAAACAGCAACACCACAAGGCCTACAGGGAGATGTCTCTTCCTCTATAGGTGGGGTGTAAATTGGTGTGAATCCGTGGGAGAGCATCTCCTGCCTCCTGGTGGTGTGCTATTGCCTGACTGGATCTGGTCAAGGTGACTCTTGGAagacagagaggccagaggctccCTCTGAGTGGCctttaccaaaacaaaaacaaaaacaaacaacacggtggggtgggggggggagaaaagaaaagagaaaaaagaatctgagGGACTCTGAGCCTCCAGTAGCAGGAGGACTTACCCCGgtcaagggcttagctgagtcgtAATGGATGTAACCCATAAGTCACACTGGGCCCTTTAACATTCAgtcacttctgcctgagggcatGCATAATTCTAGAACCCAAAAGTGCAGCcttatttgtggctgaataattacagtGAATGGATCAGAACATTCCAGGCAGAGGAAGGATCCTGCCTCAGACATGCTTAGCCACAGTGGGAGGCACCAggtgtaggagccagccatgataagctaaaaaGAAACAGACCACCTAAAGTAAGTCCTTCACTTCCTACCATTATCTCCTGCCAGTGTAGGCCTCAGCTgttgataagtttaatggaggcctgattctcagtagtttaccctgaaacAATATCTGGTtacaggaaggaccacaaactgagattaccccagcaccacccaagaacagagcatccaaaggaaatgcccaATGTTCCAACCTATGTAGattaggatcacctgccagcacacaatCACctggacacccctagacaaatgtcagccaatcaagggtctggaacctcagaaacccctcacacCCAcctttaaaactataaaaacccaactctaacttaGCTCAGGGCTCTCCATTATTCTAATACATTGGACATGATCAGAGaacgagtttgcaaacttgcataaaataaaggctctttgcttttacatatgggactcaggcTCCTTGCTGGTTTGGTGGGGACTTTGTGGATCAGGGCACAACACAGGAAGCTCCTGCAGCAGGCAAGAGAGAGGGTCAGATAATCAAAGAGAACACAAATAAAGAGCAGAGGCCCTACTTTCACTGGCAGAATGTAAACAGGTGTGTAATTTGACTTATAAGGTGTGGGAGTGACGCAATTTCCATGAGTgaggtagaaaagaaaaagttctggTGACTGAACTCCAGCATCCCAGAGGTTGAGTATGGACTGTGACTCAAACTGACCTTGAGGCATCACCTACAAGGTCCAGGAGCTTTGGGAATGGGTCAGCACAAGGTGGGATCAGGGGCCTGAAGGGCTTTAAGCACAATAGGCATGTAGTTGACCACTACTGGGTCTTTTCACACATGAAACCACAGCCAAGATGAACCTGTGTTCATGGGGGCATGGCCAGAAGCAGGGGTAGGGACCCACTGTTAGTGCTGATATTGTACGAAATTTCATTGCTAAGTATTGGTCTGGGCAGTTGTGTGTCCAGGATCTCCATGTGCCTCAAGCTGTCTGCCCACTGGCAGGCAGAAGGAACATGGAGAGAGCCTGGCTGATTCATACACCAATGTAAGATACAGCTTGAGAGAGAACTCGGTGGGTGCCATGGTAAGTGAGGAACAGCAGCAGGTAACAatatatgccatgcagagagagagaacttgagtGTGTAATTTATTTGAGAAACGGGTattgtggggggcggggggagaaaagggagagatatAAACACAGAGAGCGGAGAGAAatgagggggagagacagagagctgcctCTTTAGAAGAatggtgggaaggaaaggaaactggAAGTGGTCAGAGtatgtctcttaaagggacagggtaccttCTGCTATGTACGAAGGCACAGTATGTGAAGTGCTGTGCCAGGgtgtgcctgaatactaacacctACCTCTCTCCCATTCCTCCATCCAAAAAGGTAGAGTTCCTGTTTctgctccacttcctgtctctctgtacaGGCTTctagacctctatggttaattaccagctagctccaccctctaaatccaagcaagctttatttgttggaacacaaacaaaacatcacagaACAGGAAGGTGCCAGgaaataaagatagaaaagacagagaagataAAAGCTGGGGTCAGAAGATATAGGACAAGCTATATCTTATGCCAAATAAGATTATTGAGAAGTACAGCattgctggacatggtggtgcatgcctttaatcccagtacttgggaggcaaagctaGGTGGATCTCTTAGTTCTGTAGAGCaaatttcagaacagccagggctacagagtgatcatgtctcgaacccccccccccaaaagtacAGTATATTGTATACTATTTACAGGGAAGAAATGGGACAAAGTCAGCAATCACCTTACTTTAACTCTCATTTTCACTAGCTAACAAGAACAGGAAGCTTAAACTAATAAGGCaatcaaaaataactttattctttgtttcatGAAAATCCCAAGTTCATTCAGATTGAGTGGGTAATCCCAATTAGAATGCCACAGTATCTTGAAACATGTTACAAGTTAGATATGAGTCATTCTCAAGTGTTTACAGAATGATAAAATTCTCCTAATCAGCATAAACAATACATGCTTTCCTAATTCCATTTGTAAAAGGAAAACATCTCCACCTAATGAACCTTGCAGTAAAAGTAGCAACATTTTGAAATACCAAGAATGCCCAAATCACCCAGTcagaacaacaagaagaaaagggtcccaaCTCCTCCCACCTGCACTTCAATGAGGGTACAGCTCTTAGATGTGACTCCGCCCAACCTGATGTTGGTTGGAAATTGCCAGTGCAGTAGAATGTGTGCTGGTCAGGGCAGGAGTGCCACTGTTTGGGGCATCGTGGCCTCAGACCTCTCAATCTCATCTCTCTGCATAGGGAAAACGTACGATATAGGATCCTGCTTAACAACTCTGGCAAAAAACTTGAAGACTTCCACCTTGGTGGTTTCAGCATGGGCTCTCGGGCCCCACAGGAACTCATGGCTGGGAGGATCACTATCTGGCACCGGCCTGTACTCCAGATACCCTTCCTGCACAAAATGTTCAGTGATGAGTCTCCTGGGCTCCCCGCACAAGCAATGATCCCTCCCAGCATAGAGCCCCATCCTATTCAATATAGGCCACAACACCTCCTCACTGACACAGTCGTCCTCTATGAAGATGATGCACAGGATGACTATTACCAGGCCTGTCTTGGGTATGCCTGGGAAACCATGCTGCATCCCGTCATAGGTGATCCCAAGAGCATGGACAAGAGAGTAGGAGTGGACACGGGGGTTCCCCAGGGG
Proteins encoded in this window:
- the LOC142842439 gene encoding protein EOLA1, producing MKFPCLSFRQPYAGLILNGVKTLETRWRPLLRNHQKCTIAIHIAHRDWEDDAWQQVLVERLGMTLVQIQTLLQEGEKYGRGVIAGLVDIGETLQCPETLAADEVVELETQAVLTNVQQKYLTPISNPRWLLEPIPRKGGKDVFQVDIPEHLIPLGKGWSSECSAEQCQEN
- the LOC142842438 gene encoding melanoma-associated antigen 10-like, which gives rise to MDATKTSQGLHLPDSAQSQREARGLVGAQVPISEAGEEEATATTSGCVSLGGMLSSPHSAQRASSPTAMGFIAVAPSAQASGNQASHVANPEPPLQNGLNSKSVDLVLFLLLKYRRKEITTRAEILHMVIGDHEAHYSLIFRKAADCMRLMFGLEIIENNPLGNPRVHSYSLVHALGITYDGMQHGFPGIPKTGLVIVILCIIFIEDDCVSEEVLWPILNRMGLYAGRDHCLCGEPRRLITEHFVQEGYLEYRPVPDSDPPSHEFLWGPRAHAETTKVEVFKFFARVVKQDPISYVFPMQRDEIERSEATMPQTVALLP